The Pseudarthrobacter sulfonivorans genome includes a window with the following:
- a CDS encoding sugar phosphate isomerase/epimerase family protein: MKYSVFTASTPEWTPQETATMLARQGWDGVEWRITDQKENSTPGFWAGNKSTWPMTRLEENLETMASVTRSASLEFSGLGSYVTCSEHEDVERILAATACLGAKQVRILSQPLGTATWGGRPASGIPARNLFEQARQDFQWIAQRAEHYGVKALLELHQWTIAPSASAALRLLDGLNPRHVGVIHDLGNLVIEGQEDYFATFELLGDYLAHIHVKNAVWKPIDNHDTDLPGVIRWGYAWAPLKKGQASVEDYFTALNHFGYDGWVTVEDFSTELSIDQRTADNLAYLKAVAKASVQAH; encoded by the coding sequence GTGAAGTATTCCGTATTTACGGCGTCCACTCCCGAATGGACGCCGCAAGAAACAGCTACCATGCTGGCAAGGCAGGGGTGGGATGGCGTCGAATGGCGTATCACCGATCAGAAAGAAAATTCCACACCGGGATTCTGGGCGGGCAACAAGTCGACTTGGCCCATGACCCGCTTGGAGGAGAACCTGGAGACCATGGCCTCGGTGACACGCAGCGCCAGCCTGGAATTCTCTGGTCTCGGCAGTTACGTCACCTGCTCCGAGCATGAGGACGTCGAACGCATTCTGGCCGCCACGGCATGCCTGGGCGCCAAGCAAGTACGCATCCTGTCCCAGCCCCTGGGCACGGCTACCTGGGGCGGCCGACCTGCATCTGGCATCCCCGCCCGCAATCTCTTTGAGCAAGCACGACAGGACTTCCAGTGGATCGCTCAGCGGGCTGAACATTACGGCGTTAAAGCACTCCTGGAGCTCCATCAGTGGACCATCGCACCATCAGCATCGGCCGCGCTCCGACTCTTGGACGGACTCAATCCCCGCCACGTCGGCGTAATCCACGACTTGGGCAATCTTGTCATAGAAGGTCAAGAAGACTACTTCGCAACATTCGAGCTTCTCGGTGACTACCTCGCGCACATCCACGTCAAGAACGCAGTATGGAAGCCAATCGACAACCACGATACTGACCTTCCTGGCGTCATCCGCTGGGGCTATGCATGGGCCCCGCTAAAGAAGGGCCAAGCGAGCGTGGAAGACTACTTTACAGCCCTGAACCATTTTGGATATGACGGCTGGGTCACCGTTGAGGATTTCTCCACTGAACTGAGCATTGACCAGCGCACTGCGGACAACCTTGCTTATCTGAAGGCGGTAGCCAAGGCGAGTGTCCAGGCTCACTGA
- a CDS encoding carbohydrate ABC transporter permease codes for MTQQQPASPRQVGTNMRQQDVTRLLPTPVRTSVLILMCALVLGPVLYIVLASLNTDLGVASGEIIPKHLTIENYINVWTTVGLAKGIGNSILIAGPVAVVSAILSVGTAYVLVRFAFKGRLSVLRGLLGLQSIPGTLLLLPVFVLFASAGTYLGVVVIGTRWGMFLTYLTFALPFSTWVMVTYLRGLPPALEEAARIDGASNLGVLFRIIIPLSWPGIVVSGIFAFLLGWNDVLFSSVLSNPETQTAAVALHLFSAAQDGGALPLYGQMMASALICASPVIILYLAFQRYLVGGLTAGGVK; via the coding sequence ATGACACAGCAGCAGCCGGCATCCCCTAGACAGGTCGGGACAAACATGCGCCAGCAGGACGTCACGCGTCTCCTACCAACGCCCGTCCGGACGAGCGTACTCATCCTGATGTGCGCCCTGGTCCTAGGGCCCGTTCTATACATCGTGCTTGCTTCTCTGAACACAGACCTAGGAGTCGCAAGCGGAGAGATAATCCCCAAGCACCTCACCATCGAAAACTACATCAACGTCTGGACCACCGTCGGCCTGGCCAAGGGCATCGGCAACAGTATCCTCATCGCCGGTCCCGTCGCCGTAGTGTCGGCCATACTTTCCGTCGGAACGGCCTACGTTCTGGTGCGGTTTGCCTTCAAAGGACGCCTTTCCGTCCTCCGCGGGCTACTGGGCCTCCAGAGCATCCCGGGAACACTGTTACTACTCCCGGTATTCGTACTCTTCGCTTCCGCAGGCACTTATCTCGGCGTCGTCGTTATCGGCACTCGATGGGGAATGTTCCTTACCTACCTGACCTTCGCACTGCCGTTCTCCACCTGGGTGATGGTCACTTACCTGCGGGGACTTCCGCCAGCACTGGAAGAAGCTGCCCGGATAGACGGAGCAAGCAACCTTGGCGTGTTGTTCCGCATCATCATCCCCCTCAGCTGGCCAGGCATTGTCGTTTCCGGCATCTTTGCCTTCCTACTCGGCTGGAATGACGTGCTCTTTTCCTCCGTTCTGAGCAATCCCGAAACACAGACGGCGGCTGTCGCCCTACATCTCTTCAGCGCGGCACAAGACGGAGGGGCACTCCCCCTCTATGGCCAGATGATGGCCTCAGCCCTCATCTGCGCCAGCCCGGTCATCATCCTGTACCTTGCCTTCCAGCGGTACCTCGTCGGTGGCCTCACCGCAGGAGGCGTTAAGTGA
- a CDS encoding tripartite tricarboxylate transporter TctB family protein encodes MKDSPAGTTGEVLDDLTPEQLAAQWEDEKPPAAGALANAASSLVVVGVGLGAVFLSLAMGLGTPDKPQPGLWPFIISCVMVALGLFQLIAGRHNRDAEKFTRMSSAPLTGLVTLAAMVALMPVIGFELPALALCLIWMRFLGGETWRSTLVVSAAVVISFYAIFVLALQTSIPHLF; translated from the coding sequence ATGAAGGACTCACCCGCAGGAACCACAGGCGAAGTTCTCGATGACCTGACCCCCGAACAGCTCGCGGCCCAGTGGGAGGACGAAAAGCCTCCGGCCGCCGGAGCCCTGGCCAACGCGGCCTCGTCGCTGGTGGTCGTGGGGGTGGGCCTCGGTGCCGTGTTCCTTTCCCTGGCGATGGGACTGGGAACTCCTGACAAGCCGCAGCCCGGCCTGTGGCCGTTCATCATCAGCTGCGTCATGGTGGCTCTCGGGCTGTTCCAGCTGATCGCCGGCCGGCACAACCGGGATGCGGAGAAGTTCACCCGCATGTCCAGTGCGCCGCTGACCGGACTGGTGACCCTGGCCGCCATGGTGGCCCTCATGCCGGTCATCGGGTTTGAGCTGCCGGCCCTGGCGCTGTGCCTCATCTGGATGCGCTTCCTGGGCGGCGAAACGTGGCGCTCCACGCTGGTGGTCAGTGCCGCCGTCGTGATTTCCTTCTACGCCATCTTCGTCCTCGCGCTCCAAACCTCCATCCCCCATCTCTTCTAG
- a CDS encoding carbohydrate ABC transporter permease, whose protein sequence is MSISTGKRLRPQLDDQPDVASATSKATLNGGRRGVTQRNRPLWLLAPGGMMMLLIIVIPLLIGLYIALIDLDQYTLRQWMATPFVGLANFIEAITETSLLKAIWLSVSYSVLSTLLTVPLGVAAAAATQNHFRGRGIVRSLFLIPYVMPAFVVATVWQTIFQPDGILNQVLNTQGTLWLNGPNSYWALVIAQVWSAWPFIYLMSLAGLQSVDHEVHEAAALDGAMWWKKLRYVVFPYLRGPVALACLIGTLHHINNFTLPFVLFGVPTPIDVEVLPILTYVTAFQSLRFGLSAAMAIVSLVLIMIPLFIYLRAVKLDTTEEPGGTK, encoded by the coding sequence ATGTCGATCTCCACTGGAAAGAGACTGCGCCCGCAGTTAGACGATCAGCCCGACGTGGCTTCCGCAACGTCCAAAGCCACCCTCAATGGCGGGCGCCGGGGTGTGACCCAGAGAAACCGCCCGCTCTGGCTCCTGGCCCCGGGTGGAATGATGATGCTTCTCATCATCGTTATCCCCCTGCTCATTGGGCTGTACATTGCATTGATCGACCTGGACCAGTACACGCTCCGGCAGTGGATGGCCACACCCTTTGTGGGCCTTGCCAACTTCATTGAGGCGATCACGGAAACGTCGCTGCTCAAAGCGATCTGGCTCAGCGTGTCCTACTCCGTGCTGTCCACGCTACTCACTGTTCCCCTCGGGGTTGCCGCCGCGGCGGCAACACAAAATCACTTCAGAGGGCGTGGAATCGTCCGCTCGCTGTTCCTCATCCCGTACGTCATGCCCGCATTTGTGGTTGCAACAGTGTGGCAAACCATCTTCCAGCCCGACGGAATTCTCAACCAGGTGCTCAACACCCAAGGAACCCTCTGGCTTAACGGGCCCAACAGTTACTGGGCCCTCGTCATCGCCCAAGTATGGTCCGCATGGCCCTTCATCTACCTAATGTCCTTGGCCGGACTGCAATCTGTGGACCATGAAGTCCACGAAGCCGCAGCACTTGATGGTGCCATGTGGTGGAAAAAGCTCCGATACGTCGTCTTCCCATATTTGAGGGGTCCGGTGGCTTTGGCCTGCCTCATAGGGACGCTGCACCACATCAACAACTTCACGCTGCCGTTCGTTCTCTTCGGCGTACCAACACCAATTGATGTTGAAGTTCTCCCCATCCTGACATACGTAACGGCGTTCCAAAGCCTGCGGTTCGGCCTCAGCGCCGCCATGGCCATCGTCTCCCTCGTACTCATCATGATCCCCCTTTTCATCTACCTCCGAGCCGTAAAGCTCGACACCACCGAAGAACCCGGAGGCACGAAATGA
- a CDS encoding DUF1016 N-terminal domain-containing protein encodes MTDARDLALPAGYTDLLGELKNRVRAARTQALRTVNTQLVELYWSIGNSVRVQQEKQGWGSQVIKLLSEDLRAEFPDMKGLSARNIQYMTTFAGTWADGPIAQQPAAQLPSDCVLGSNTIPAPITSTPSGALIRNTIRQPKSPNTWIRTPPRSGPTAAAAPIVAPKIPHHHRARG; translated from the coding sequence ATGACTGACGCCCGTGACCTCGCCCTCCCCGCTGGCTATACCGACCTCCTCGGCGAGCTCAAGAACCGCGTCCGCGCCGCGCGCACTCAGGCACTGCGAACCGTCAACACCCAGCTCGTTGAGCTGTACTGGTCCATCGGAAATTCCGTCCGTGTACAGCAGGAGAAACAGGGGTGGGGGAGTCAGGTCATCAAACTTCTGTCCGAAGACCTCCGCGCAGAGTTCCCAGACATGAAGGGGCTCTCAGCCCGCAACATCCAATACATGACGACATTCGCCGGAACCTGGGCCGATGGGCCAATTGCGCAGCAGCCTGCTGCGCAGTTGCCTTCGGACTGCGTTTTGGGTAGCAACACGATCCCGGCACCGATCACCAGCACGCCCAGCGGGGCGCTTATCAGAAACACCATCCGCCAGCCAAAATCCCCGAACACTTGGATCAGAACGCCGCCCAGGAGCGGGCCGACCGCCGCAGCAGCACCGATCGTCGCCCCTAAAATACCGCACCATCATCGAGCTCGAGGTTGA
- a CDS encoding Gfo/Idh/MocA family protein: MKPIRVAIVGCGAISKTHVRAIQSFPTATITALVAPSGTSSNDLADKIQNENCPRPGTFTTLTEALRADNFDLAVITTPSGLHVELGMQALSAGKHVVIEKPVDTDLSRAKKLEAAAVQAASRGIVASVISQHRFDPASMVVSQATKQGRFGRLASAVASVPWWRSQRYYDSQEWRGTWGTDGGGAFMNQGVHTVDLLLSYFGRPIEIYARTALLAHERIEVEDTAVATVTFANGAVAVLHATTAAYPGLPTRIQIMGSQGSAVIENDRLAYFHCADGTPTAPDMGLLGDENRAARELAEDHMIGASGQDPTVDASGHIRQYDDVIRAIKNGGEPTVTVSDAVMALITIRGIYVSATLNHPVLYGDIAAGKYSGVDVRPGVPGRGSM; this comes from the coding sequence ATGAAACCCATCAGGGTCGCCATAGTCGGATGCGGTGCAATCAGCAAGACCCATGTACGCGCCATCCAGTCTTTCCCAACCGCCACGATCACAGCCCTCGTAGCACCTTCTGGGACCTCATCGAACGACTTGGCAGACAAGATCCAGAATGAGAATTGTCCCCGTCCAGGAACATTCACGACCCTCACCGAAGCGCTGAGGGCAGACAACTTCGACCTCGCCGTGATCACGACGCCCAGCGGCCTGCACGTCGAATTAGGAATGCAAGCACTAAGCGCCGGCAAACATGTTGTCATCGAAAAGCCCGTGGATACTGATTTGTCCCGAGCAAAGAAACTTGAGGCTGCCGCAGTGCAGGCCGCGTCCCGGGGCATAGTGGCATCAGTAATAAGCCAACACCGCTTTGATCCAGCCAGCATGGTCGTGTCCCAAGCCACAAAGCAGGGTAGGTTCGGCAGGCTCGCATCGGCCGTAGCTTCCGTCCCTTGGTGGCGAAGCCAGCGCTACTACGATTCCCAGGAGTGGCGTGGGACATGGGGCACCGACGGCGGCGGTGCCTTCATGAATCAAGGCGTCCACACCGTTGATCTGCTTCTCTCATACTTCGGACGACCGATCGAGATATACGCACGAACAGCCTTGCTCGCCCATGAACGGATAGAAGTAGAAGACACTGCTGTAGCCACCGTCACTTTCGCGAACGGCGCTGTGGCGGTGTTGCATGCCACAACCGCCGCCTACCCCGGCCTCCCGACCCGCATCCAGATCATGGGCTCTCAGGGGTCAGCCGTCATCGAAAACGATCGCCTCGCGTATTTCCACTGTGCAGACGGGACCCCGACAGCACCAGACATGGGACTGTTGGGCGACGAGAACCGTGCAGCAAGGGAACTCGCTGAAGACCACATGATAGGGGCTTCCGGGCAGGACCCAACCGTAGATGCGTCTGGTCACATCCGTCAATACGACGATGTGATTCGCGCCATTAAAAACGGCGGCGAGCCTACCGTGACGGTTAGCGACGCTGTCATGGCTCTGATTACTATCCGCGGAATTTATGTTTCTGCAACCCTCAATCATCCCGTCCTTTACGGGGACATAGCAGCCGGAAAGTACTCCGGCGTAGACGTGCGGCCTGGCGTGCCCGGCCGAGGAAGTATGTGA
- a CDS encoding ParB family protein produces the protein MPIPRKTKSVSPYFTEEDTDQIRAALNAVGHFEGYASITELVEAATLRELRRLQRKYNRGRKWPGIPAGQTRPRPANPRGNSRPQSKAGRFRESETQ, from the coding sequence ATGCCGATTCCCAGGAAAACCAAGTCCGTTTCGCCGTACTTCACTGAGGAGGACACGGACCAGATCCGCGCCGCGCTCAACGCTGTCGGCCACTTCGAAGGCTATGCCTCGATCACCGAACTAGTCGAAGCTGCCACCCTGCGGGAACTTCGGCGGTTACAGCGCAAATACAACCGCGGCAGGAAATGGCCCGGGATCCCGGCCGGACAGACCCGACCCCGGCCGGCGAACCCGCGAGGAAATTCACGGCCGCAATCTAAGGCTGGACGGTTCCGTGAGTCCGAGACTCAATAG
- a CDS encoding sugar phosphate isomerase/epimerase family protein yields the protein MTKQKITPEPWILTGFGDEIHTDPRIQIAVLKALGAKHIEIRSAWGTNILDLSEPQLHELRSLMDTNGINVSAVASPIGKVEIELPVEHEVDRLRTAIRAADILKAKFIRIFSFHCGAATGEASIRDAVMERMTALATLAEDAGVVLLHENEKDIYGDNPARILDIMETVDSPALKVAWDPANFVQVGISPFDEAYALLRPHVAYLQIKDARASDKVVVPAGEGDGDIPRTISALKADGYSGFISVEPHLASAHLLGGFSGPAAFGDATRALTSILADAGVQTA from the coding sequence GTGACTAAGCAAAAGATCACACCGGAACCATGGATCCTCACCGGCTTTGGAGACGAAATCCACACAGACCCGCGAATTCAGATAGCCGTTCTCAAAGCCCTTGGCGCGAAGCACATCGAGATCCGCAGCGCCTGGGGAACCAACATACTGGACCTCAGCGAACCACAGCTCCACGAACTGCGGTCGCTCATGGACACCAACGGCATCAACGTCTCCGCCGTCGCGTCACCCATCGGAAAAGTCGAGATCGAACTTCCGGTGGAACACGAAGTGGACCGGCTTCGCACTGCTATCCGCGCCGCCGATATCCTGAAGGCCAAATTCATTCGCATCTTCTCGTTCCACTGTGGCGCAGCTACAGGCGAGGCCAGCATTCGCGACGCCGTAATGGAGCGTATGACGGCGCTGGCAACACTCGCAGAGGACGCCGGCGTCGTGCTGCTGCACGAAAACGAGAAAGACATCTACGGCGACAATCCGGCTCGGATCCTGGACATCATGGAAACCGTCGATTCCCCTGCCCTGAAAGTCGCCTGGGATCCGGCCAATTTCGTCCAAGTCGGAATCTCCCCCTTCGATGAGGCCTATGCCCTGCTCCGACCCCACGTCGCCTACCTTCAGATAAAGGATGCACGAGCATCGGACAAGGTGGTGGTTCCCGCAGGCGAAGGCGACGGTGATATCCCACGGACGATCAGCGCCCTCAAAGCTGACGGGTATTCGGGATTCATCTCCGTCGAACCCCATTTGGCCAGCGCCCACCTGCTCGGCGGCTTCTCGGGTCCAGCCGCCTTCGGCGACGCAACCCGCGCCCTGACCAGCATCCTCGCCGACGCTGGAGTCCAGACCGCATGA